The Rhinolophus ferrumequinum isolate MPI-CBG mRhiFer1 chromosome 6, mRhiFer1_v1.p, whole genome shotgun sequence genome has a window encoding:
- the PROX2 gene encoding prospero homeobox protein 2: MDPNSSLLSPPSRACSHPAEPCTEGGRSPSLREQGRNSSFPWSRVPNSSLADPDWFWDEHIQAKRARVETIVQGMCLSPNPLMPGNARARGSLCCPEKSRERKRKQSLPMQQNPPKPGPAGSHGSRKGGPRVREQLHLLKQQLRHLQEHILQAAGPRDTAQGPGDPEKGRGPQGVKQRNGYGSRLWTVDSDHHQGPSRDLSGVEKHRVSEVVYQPEEPRFLPSGTRALLEILRKELTGAVSQAVDSVLQKVLLDPQGHLTQLGRTFQELVPEGRSETSPEGGACRDPPPLAALPRRAQAQAGVPRGTLSLAKPLDPPRYPVSPRMIPKPYQGTPANCAFTVSSHMQENQILSQLLGQAPNGHWSSSLLQDSSSQSHSSSEPALRPWGAVKLRPSVLNQQEHASPFSSTLLERLSLLPSVKMEQGDLQAVTDALPFSSVHIQEGLNPGHLKKAKLMFFFTRYPSSHLLKAYFPDVQFNRCITSQMIKWFSNFREFYYIQMEKFARQAISDGVTNPKMLVVLRNSELFRALNMHYNKGNDFEVPDCFLEIASLTLQEFFRAVSAGKDSDPSWKKPIYKIISKLDSDIPEIFKSSSYTQEQFQN; this comes from the exons ATGGATCCAAACTCCAGCTTGCTGTCTCCTCCATCCCGGGCCTGCTCTCACCCAGCAGAACCCTGTACGGAAGGTGGGAGAAGCCCATCCCTCCGTGAGCAGGGCAGAAACTCCTCCTTTCCCTGGAGCCGGGTCCCCAACTCCAGCCTCGCTGACCCTGACTGGTTTTGGGATGAGCACATCCAGGCAAAGAGGGCCAGAGTGGAGACCATTGTCCAAGGCATGTGCCTCTCCCCTAACCCTCTGATGCCAGGCAATGCCCGAGCCCGGGGCAGCCTGTGCTGCCCAGAGAAGTCccgggaaaggaagaggaaacagagccTTCCCATGCAGCAAAACCCCCCAAAGCCAGGCCCTGCTGGGAGCCATGGCAGCAGGAAGGGGGGCCCTCGTGTGAGAGAACAGCTTCATCTGCTGAAGCAACAGCTAAGACATCTGCAAGAACACATCCTGCAGGCTGCTGGGCCCAGGGACACAGCTCAGGGCCCAGGAGACCCTGAGAAGGGGAGGGGCCCTCAGGGTGTGAAGCAGAGGAATGGCTATGGGTCCAGACTGTGGACTGTAGATAGTGACCACCACCAGGGGCCCAGCAGGGACCTCTCTGGGGTGGAAAAACACAGAGTGTCTGAGGTCGTATACCAGCCTGAGGAACCCAGGTTCCTTCCTTCTGGAACACGGGCTTTGCTGGAGATTCTGAGGAAAGAGTTGACTGGGGCAGTGTCCCAGGCTGTGGACTCAGTATTACAAAAGGTACTACTAGATCCACAAGGCCACTTGACTCAGTTGGGCAGAACTTTCCAGGAGCTGGTGCCAGAGGGTAGAAGCGAGACTTCCCCTGAGGGAGGGGCCTGTAGAGATCCACCTCCTCTGGCTGCCTTACCCAGGAGGGCTCAGGCACAGGCTGGGGTCCCACGGGGAACCTTATCACTGGCCAAGCCTCTAGATCCTCCTAGGTACCCTGTCTCTCCAAGAATGATCCCCAAGCCCTATCAAGGTACCCCAGCAAACTGTGCCTTCACTGTGTCTTCCCACATGCAAGAAAATCAGATTCTTAGTCAGCTACTGGGTCAGGCGCCCAATGGTCACTGGAGCAGCAGTCTTCTCCAGGACTCATCTTCGCAAAGTCACTCCTCGTCAGAGCCTGCCCTGCGACCCTGGGGAGCTGTCAAACTGCGACCATCAGTTTTGAACCAGCAGGAGCATGCTTCGCCCTTCTCTTCCACCCTTTTGGAAAGACTGTCCCTTCTTCCCTCGGTGAAGATGGAGCAGGGTGACCTGCAGGCTGTCACTGATgcacttcctttttcttcagtcCAC ATCCAGGAGGGTCTAAATCCTGGTCACTTGAAGAAGGccaaattaatgtttttcttcacaCGCTACCCCAGCTCCCACCTCCTGAAGGCTTATTTCCCTGATGTACAG TTCAACCGCTGCATTACCTCCCAGATGATCAAGTGGTTCAGCAACTTTCGCGAGTTCTATTACATTCAAATGGAGAAATTTGCCCGGCAAGCGATTTCCGATGGAGTCACAAATCCCAAAATGCTGGTGGTTCTCCGTAACTCTGAACTTTTTCGAGCTCTCAATATGCATTATAACAAGGGAAATGACTTTGAG GTTCCAGACTGCTTCTTGGAAATCGCCAGCTTGACATTACAGGAGTTCTTCAGGGCTGTCTCCGCAGGGAAAGACTCAGATCCTTCCTGGAAGAAacccatttataaaattatttcgaAACTGGACAGTGACATCCCAGAGATATTCAAATCTTCCAGCTATACCCAGGAGCAGTTTCAGAATTAA